The Mammaliicoccus sciuri genome window below encodes:
- the pknB gene encoding Stk1 family PASTA domain-containing Ser/Thr kinase, which yields MIGRIIAGRYEFVKYLGGGGMSNVYLAKDKILNRDVAVKVINIPPYEKEKAVERFEREVQNTTILSHSNVVNVLDVEEDDNCYYLVMEYIEGPTLKEYLCKEGKLSADEAVEMTLQILKGIAHAHHHRIIHRDIKPQNILMTKNGTLKILDFGIARALSETALTETNHVMGSVQYLSPEQAKGQSTDESSDIYSIGIVLYELLTGHPPFNGETPVSVAIKHIQEELPSIRKERPSIPQSIENVIMKATRKEKSLRYRDTNEMYYDLLTALDDERKDELPRYDSDSDTKTMPVIKADEEESDTKTVPIATTQQNANAQQQNTETNKPKRKRNKWLIVFVPILLLCMLVGAIGFALTAPKYVDVPNLLGKSRGEALALIDEKGLSKGKITEAYSNSFKEGEVMKVTPKVGSKVKEMTKVDLVISQGVKTFTVEDYVGKSADKTKKQLEKQGFESVRIKEQYDKAANGTVINQNIEPGSKVVPKDTMIILTKSIGVKQEYVKDYTGEEISKATSELEALGFKVEQSEVESDEPADTIVKQSFKDGQLPVESTIYFDVSKGEDKDADSDKSDDKGKKDDNDDNARDKTYTQSVYIPFTGSDSKKGQKVEIFVKDKSNDIKKVADSFTIKKDTTRSINFTIPKGESAEYRVEVDGKEIESNTIDYDDF from the coding sequence ATGATAGGTCGCATAATCGCCGGTCGCTATGAATTTGTGAAGTATCTTGGTGGCGGTGGTATGAGTAACGTCTATTTAGCGAAAGATAAGATCTTGAACCGTGATGTAGCAGTGAAAGTAATCAACATACCGCCTTATGAAAAAGAAAAAGCCGTTGAACGTTTCGAACGAGAAGTTCAAAATACGACGATTTTAAGTCATAGTAACGTTGTGAATGTACTGGATGTAGAAGAAGATGATAATTGTTACTACCTTGTTATGGAATATATAGAAGGACCAACATTAAAGGAATATCTATGTAAAGAAGGTAAGTTATCTGCAGATGAAGCGGTTGAAATGACGCTTCAAATCTTAAAAGGTATCGCACATGCACACCATCATCGAATTATTCATCGAGATATTAAACCGCAAAACATTCTCATGACTAAAAATGGGACGTTAAAAATATTAGACTTTGGTATCGCAAGGGCATTAAGTGAAACAGCTCTAACAGAAACGAATCATGTTATGGGTTCTGTTCAATATTTATCGCCTGAACAAGCTAAAGGTCAATCAACAGATGAATCATCAGATATTTATTCTATTGGTATTGTATTGTATGAATTATTAACAGGACACCCACCATTTAATGGGGAAACGCCTGTAAGTGTAGCCATTAAACATATTCAAGAAGAGTTGCCATCTATTAGAAAAGAACGACCATCTATACCTCAAAGTATAGAAAATGTCATTATGAAAGCAACACGTAAAGAAAAATCACTCAGGTACCGTGATACAAATGAAATGTATTATGACCTTTTAACAGCATTGGATGATGAACGTAAAGATGAATTACCTAGGTATGATTCTGATTCAGATACTAAAACAATGCCCGTTATAAAAGCAGATGAAGAAGAAAGTGATACTAAGACTGTTCCAATTGCAACGACGCAACAAAATGCTAATGCTCAACAACAAAATACGGAAACAAATAAGCCTAAACGTAAACGAAATAAATGGTTAATCGTTTTTGTGCCTATTTTACTATTATGTATGTTAGTAGGTGCAATCGGTTTTGCCTTAACAGCACCTAAATATGTAGATGTGCCTAACTTATTAGGAAAATCACGTGGTGAAGCCTTAGCTTTAATAGATGAAAAAGGTTTAAGTAAAGGCAAAATAACAGAAGCCTATAGTAATAGCTTTAAAGAAGGCGAAGTTATGAAAGTAACACCTAAAGTAGGTAGTAAAGTTAAAGAGATGACTAAAGTTGATTTAGTGATATCTCAAGGTGTTAAGACGTTTACCGTAGAAGATTATGTTGGGAAATCAGCAGACAAAACGAAAAAGCAATTAGAAAAACAAGGCTTTGAATCTGTCCGTATAAAAGAACAGTATGATAAAGCGGCGAATGGTACAGTAATTAATCAAAATATCGAACCAGGTTCTAAAGTCGTACCTAAAGATACGATGATTATTTTGACAAAATCAATCGGCGTGAAACAAGAATACGTTAAAGATTATACGGGTGAAGAAATCAGTAAAGCAACATCTGAGCTTGAAGCGCTTGGATTTAAAGTAGAACAATCTGAAGTTGAAAGTGATGAACCAGCAGATACAATCGTCAAACAATCATTTAAAGATGGACAATTGCCAGTCGAATCAACGATTTACTTTGATGTATCTAAAGGTGAAGATAAAGACGCTGACTCAGATAAATCAGATGACAAAGGTAAAAAAGATGACAACGATGATAACGCAAGAGATAAAACATATACACAATCCGTTTATATACCATTTACAGGATCTGATAGTAAAAAAGGTCAGAAAGTAGAAATCTTTGTAAAAGATAAATCAAATGATATCAAAAAAGTTGCAGATTCCTTTACGATTAAAAAAGATACAACAAGAAGCATTAATTTCACGATTCCAAAAGGCGAATCAGCTGAATATCGTGTTGAAGTTGATGGTAAAGAGATTGAAAGTAACACAATTGATTACGATGATTTCTAA
- a CDS encoding Stp1/IreP family PP2C-type Ser/Thr phosphatase: MMEARFFTDVGQFREQNEDAGGIYTNQTGQVLLVICDGMGGHAAGEVASQFVNDSLKARFEDENYIEYDHAEDWLHSNLADINRQLYNESMNNDMYRGMGTTCVCALVYEKDIVVANIGDSRAYLMNSREMMQLTNDHTFVNHLVTIGEITKEEAFTHPQRNIITKVMGTDKRVNPDIFYYNTKFYDYLLLNSDGLTDYLHEDDVQQIVMSHKGMVDDIGETLIEETIEVEGKDNISLILYPFEGGKI, translated from the coding sequence ATCATGGAAGCACGGTTTTTTACAGATGTCGGTCAATTTCGAGAACAAAATGAAGATGCAGGTGGTATCTATACAAATCAAACAGGTCAAGTTTTATTAGTGATTTGTGATGGTATGGGTGGACATGCTGCTGGTGAAGTTGCAAGTCAATTTGTGAATGATTCACTTAAAGCTAGATTCGAAGATGAAAATTATATTGAATATGATCATGCTGAAGATTGGTTGCACTCTAATTTAGCTGATATAAACAGACAATTATATAACGAGTCTATGAACAATGATATGTATAGAGGAATGGGTACAACTTGTGTTTGTGCTTTAGTCTATGAAAAAGACATCGTTGTAGCTAATATAGGTGATTCACGTGCTTATTTGATGAACAGTCGTGAAATGATGCAATTAACAAATGATCATACATTTGTTAATCATCTTGTTACGATTGGAGAAATTACGAAAGAAGAGGCTTTCACGCATCCTCAAAGAAACATTATTACAAAAGTTATGGGAACAGATAAACGCGTTAACCCAGATATTTTTTACTACAATACAAAATTTTATGATTATTTACTTTTAAATTCAGATGGTTTAACAGATTATTTACATGAAGATGACGTTCAACAAATTGTGATGTCTCATAAAGGTATGGTTGATGATATTGGTGAAACACTTATCGAAGAAACAATCGAAGTCGAAGGTAAAGATAATATCTCGTTAATATTATATCCATTTGAAGGTGGAAAAATATGA
- the rlmN gene encoding 23S rRNA (adenine(2503)-C(2))-methyltransferase RlmN, producing the protein MPAIQKKRNKFMPNFERPSIYSLQLVELEDWLIDQSEPKFRAKQIFDWLYVKRVDAFSEMTNLSKELREKLVQSFEITTLEVAVKQESKDGTIKFLFELQDGYTIETVLMRHEYGNSVCVTTQVGCRIGCTFCASSIGGLKRNLEAGEIVAQVLTVQKALDATDERVSQVVIMGIGEPFENYDEMMGFLKIINHDKGLNIGARHITVSTSGIVPKIYDFADESLQINFALSLHAADNETRSRLMPINRAYDLDKLMEAIEYYVNKTNRRITFEYGLFGGVNDQVHHAKALAKLIKHLNCHVNLIPVNHVPERDYVKTSKEDIFKFEKELKRNGINATIRRNQGADIDAACGQLRAKERKEEMR; encoded by the coding sequence ATGCCAGCTATACAGAAAAAACGCAATAAATTTATGCCAAACTTCGAAAGACCTTCAATATATTCATTACAATTAGTAGAATTAGAAGATTGGTTGATCGATCAATCAGAACCAAAGTTTAGAGCTAAACAAATTTTTGATTGGTTATATGTTAAAAGAGTAGATGCTTTTAGCGAAATGACAAATCTTTCAAAAGAATTGAGAGAAAAGCTTGTTCAATCATTTGAAATTACAACATTAGAAGTAGCTGTTAAACAAGAAAGTAAAGATGGAACAATCAAGTTTCTTTTTGAATTACAAGATGGATACACGATTGAAACAGTATTAATGAGACATGAATATGGGAATTCAGTTTGTGTGACAACTCAAGTAGGTTGTCGTATAGGTTGTACGTTCTGTGCCTCATCAATCGGTGGTTTGAAACGTAACCTTGAAGCGGGTGAAATTGTTGCGCAAGTATTAACAGTTCAAAAAGCTTTAGATGCTACGGATGAGCGTGTCAGCCAAGTCGTTATTATGGGTATTGGTGAACCATTTGAGAACTATGATGAAATGATGGGATTCTTAAAAATCATTAATCATGATAAAGGTTTAAACATCGGTGCACGTCATATTACAGTTTCTACATCAGGTATTGTCCCTAAAATTTATGATTTTGCTGATGAGTCACTACAAATAAACTTCGCATTAAGTTTACATGCAGCTGATAATGAAACACGTTCTAGATTGATGCCTATTAATAGAGCTTATGATTTAGATAAATTAATGGAAGCTATTGAATACTATGTCAATAAAACGAATAGAAGAATCACATTTGAATATGGTTTATTCGGAGGCGTGAATGACCAAGTTCATCATGCAAAAGCATTGGCAAAATTAATTAAACATTTAAACTGTCACGTGAACTTAATTCCAGTTAACCACGTACCAGAACGTGATTATGTAAAAACATCAAAAGAAGATATCTTTAAATTCGAAAAAGAATTAAAAAGAAACGGGATAAATGCTACAATAAGACGTAATCAAGGTGCAGATATTGATGCTGCATGTGGACAACTAAGAGCAAAAGAGCGAAAAGAAGAAATGAGGTAA
- the rsmB gene encoding 16S rRNA (cytosine(967)-C(5))-methyltransferase RsmB: MMKNNVRNVALTILDDVLTGEAYSNLQLNEAIKNEAVSKKDVGLLTELVYGTLQRKITLEYLIEPFIKTKLKGWMKRLLIMSAYQYVYLDKVPNHAIINEAVNIAKVRGDLHNSKAINAILRNFMSTPLRTLDEIKHDDKKLSIESSVPLWLTKHWITHFGYEKTREMCLLSLTPPDTTVRVNTTRISVEDAVERLESNGYTVEIDKDIDRCLHVKGEAIVNDRLFKDGLLSVQDKSSMFVAEILNPKPNSTVLDTCSAPGGKTCHIAEIMNQTGHVDAFDIHPHKIDLIDFNIKKLRLKNVTAAVHDATQPFDQTYDYILVDAPCSGFGVMRRKPEIKYDKTSKDVESLWHLQLEILENASKSLAPNGELVYSTCTIEQMENENVVYSFLKANPEFEFAPFIDPRTNQETKTLQLLPQDYNSDGFFITKIKRKES; this comes from the coding sequence ATGATGAAAAACAATGTAAGAAACGTTGCATTAACGATTTTAGATGATGTACTAACAGGTGAAGCATATAGTAATCTACAACTTAATGAAGCGATAAAAAACGAAGCCGTATCTAAAAAAGATGTTGGATTATTAACAGAACTTGTATATGGTACTTTACAAAGAAAAATTACTTTAGAATATTTAATTGAGCCTTTTATTAAGACGAAGCTAAAAGGTTGGATGAAACGTCTATTAATCATGAGTGCATATCAATATGTGTATTTAGATAAAGTTCCAAATCATGCGATTATCAATGAAGCTGTCAATATTGCTAAAGTACGCGGTGATTTACACAATAGTAAAGCAATCAATGCAATTCTTAGAAATTTCATGTCTACTCCATTAAGAACGTTAGACGAAATCAAACATGATGATAAAAAACTTTCAATAGAGAGTAGTGTACCTTTATGGTTAACGAAACATTGGATTACACATTTTGGATATGAAAAGACAAGAGAAATGTGTTTACTAAGTTTAACACCGCCAGATACAACAGTAAGAGTAAATACAACACGTATATCTGTTGAAGATGCAGTTGAAAGATTAGAAAGTAATGGTTATACTGTCGAAATAGATAAAGACATAGATAGATGTTTACATGTTAAAGGTGAAGCTATTGTAAATGATAGACTATTTAAAGATGGTTTATTATCAGTACAAGATAAGAGTTCAATGTTTGTAGCAGAAATTTTGAATCCGAAACCGAATAGTACAGTATTAGATACATGTAGTGCACCAGGTGGTAAGACTTGTCATATCGCTGAAATCATGAATCAAACAGGTCATGTTGATGCATTTGACATTCACCCACATAAAATAGATTTAATTGATTTTAATATCAAAAAATTAAGACTTAAAAATGTAACAGCAGCAGTACACGATGCAACTCAGCCTTTTGATCAAACATATGATTACATCCTTGTAGATGCACCATGTAGTGGATTTGGTGTCATGAGAAGAAAGCCTGAAATTAAATATGACAAGACATCAAAAGATGTTGAATCATTATGGCACTTACAATTAGAAATCCTTGAAAATGCGAGTAAATCTCTCGCACCTAATGGAGAATTAGTGTACTCAACTTGTACAATTGAACAAATGGAAAATGAAAATGTTGTTTATTCATTCTTAAAAGCAAATCCAGAGTTTGAATTCGCACCATTTATAGATCCGAGAACAAATCAAGAAACTAAAACATTACAGCTACTACCTCAAGATTATAATTCAGATGGTTTCTTTATTACTAAAATTAAGAGAAAGGAAAGTTAA
- the fmt gene encoding methionyl-tRNA formyltransferase, translated as MSKIVFMGTPDFSTGILEMLIEEHEVIAVVTQPDRPVGRKKVLTPPPVKKVAVEHNIPVYQPEKLNHSPELEEIINLQPDLIVTAAFGQLLPKSLLDAPKYKAVNVHASLLPKYRGGAPIHYAVMNGEKKTGVTIMCMAEKLDAGNIISQDEIDIKENDTVGDVHDQLAVLGTALLKRTLPTIFNGTNDSIPQDESLVSIASNISREDERIDWTEDAESIHNHIRGLSPWPVAYTTMNDKNMKLWRSEIVRNVKGNPGEIVETTKSAIIVATGSEDGVALTEIQLAGKKRVQARDYLSGLQSKIDGTKLI; from the coding sequence ATGAGTAAAATTGTATTTATGGGTACACCAGATTTTTCTACAGGCATTCTTGAAATGTTAATTGAAGAACATGAAGTGATTGCAGTTGTTACTCAACCTGATCGTCCAGTAGGTAGAAAAAAAGTACTGACACCACCTCCTGTTAAAAAAGTAGCAGTCGAACATAATATTCCAGTATATCAACCTGAAAAATTAAATCATTCACCAGAATTAGAAGAGATTATTAATTTACAACCTGATTTAATCGTAACTGCTGCATTTGGACAGCTATTACCAAAATCATTATTAGATGCACCAAAATATAAAGCTGTCAATGTGCATGCTTCATTACTACCTAAATATCGCGGTGGTGCTCCGATTCATTATGCAGTTATGAATGGTGAGAAGAAGACAGGCGTAACAATTATGTGTATGGCAGAAAAATTAGATGCAGGTAATATTATTAGCCAAGATGAAATCGACATTAAAGAGAACGACACAGTAGGAGATGTTCATGATCAATTAGCAGTACTCGGTACAGCATTATTGAAACGAACTTTACCTACTATTTTTAATGGAACAAATGATAGCATTCCTCAAGATGAATCTCTTGTAAGTATTGCTTCTAATATTTCAAGAGAAGATGAAAGAATTGACTGGACAGAAGATGCTGAATCAATTCATAACCATATTAGAGGGTTATCACCTTGGCCTGTTGCTTATACAACGATGAATGATAAAAATATGAAATTGTGGCGCAGTGAAATTGTAAGAAATGTTAAAGGTAATCCAGGAGAAATTGTTGAAACAACTAAATCAGCTATTATAGTAGCAACAGGTAGTGAAGATGGTGTTGCTTTAACTGAAATACAATTAGCAGGTAAAAAACGTGTGCAAGCACGTGATTATTTAAGCGGATTACAATCAAAAATTGATGGGACTAAATTAATATGA
- the def gene encoding peptide deformylase, whose product MAVKPLVTVPNPILNREVKDVVTFDESLKTLIADLEDTMFENDGVGIAAPQIGVDLKVAIVDMEQEGILQLINPTIVSQSEETEADVEGCLSVPGVFGEVNRSKMIVVKSNDLNGNEVELTAYDDIARIILHEVDHLYGELFTDKMTKEISEEELEEMYKDE is encoded by the coding sequence ATGGCTGTAAAACCACTTGTTACGGTACCAAATCCAATATTAAATAGAGAAGTTAAAGATGTTGTGACTTTTGATGAGTCTTTAAAAACATTAATTGCTGATTTAGAGGATACAATGTTTGAAAATGATGGGGTGGGTATAGCTGCACCTCAAATTGGCGTTGATCTTAAAGTTGCGATTGTTGATATGGAGCAAGAAGGTATTTTGCAGCTAATCAATCCAACGATTGTTTCTCAATCTGAAGAAACTGAAGCTGATGTAGAAGGTTGTCTCAGCGTACCTGGTGTCTTTGGAGAAGTGAACAGAAGTAAAATGATTGTTGTGAAAAGTAATGATTTAAATGGTAATGAAGTTGAACTAACTGCGTATGATGATATTGCACGCATTATTTTACATGAAGTAGATCATTTATATGGTGAATTATTCACGGATAAGATGACGAAAGAAATTAGCGAAGAAGAATTAGAGGAGATGTATAAGGATGAGTAA
- a CDS encoding nuclease-related domain-containing protein has translation MNTSDYYQYLLSLESRKILSKDERNNLLTYYNRKEGERYFKSFLNTISNISYIYDFEFGNQHHVQIDYLVATDNTLFLFEIKHYRDEWHFEQDYLKNSYGITTKSPIKQIQFIKSELEKLLHQNGIHIDIQPYIIFTNPHFIPVGNWPHNQNIIYFNQLNQIKEILQYQSSKYNPARYCTPKVRVKKLTLGGVLI, from the coding sequence ATGAACACATCCGATTACTATCAATATTTACTCTCACTTGAATCACGGAAGATTTTATCGAAAGATGAGAGGAACAATCTTCTCACTTATTACAACCGTAAAGAAGGCGAACGCTATTTCAAATCATTTTTAAACACGATATCAAACATCAGCTATATTTACGACTTCGAATTCGGTAATCAACATCATGTCCAAATTGATTATTTAGTCGCAACAGACAATACACTTTTCTTATTTGAAATTAAACATTATAGAGACGAGTGGCACTTCGAACAAGATTACTTAAAAAATAGTTACGGCATCACTACGAAATCCCCCATTAAGCAAATTCAATTTATAAAATCTGAATTAGAAAAATTACTGCATCAAAATGGTATACATATAGATATTCAGCCTTATATCATTTTTACGAATCCTCATTTTATACCCGTTGGAAACTGGCCACATAATCAGAATATCATATACTTCAATCAGTTAAATCAAATCAAAGAAATTTTACAATACCAATCATCAAAGTATAACCCCGCACGGTACTGCACCCCTAAAGTTAGAGTAAAAAAACTAACTTTAGGGGGTGTTTTAATATGA
- a CDS encoding helix-turn-helix domain-containing protein yields the protein MTKYSDEFKLKVVRDYLDGHYGYRKLAKKYNIPDKIIIRTWVKAFQSFGVDGIKKKQKKTVYSVTFKINVLNYMKRTGDSFQDTAIKFGLNTPSIIVRWKKIYDKEGVEGLEKPKGRPPMKKKKQKKSNQNLSREKELELENENLRLENAYLKKLNAFRENPSAFLEKHKQQWHSNSKKKDSN from the coding sequence ATGACAAAATATAGTGATGAATTTAAGTTGAAAGTTGTAAGAGATTATCTAGATGGCCATTATGGTTATCGAAAATTAGCTAAAAAATATAATATACCTGATAAAATTATTATACGAACATGGGTAAAAGCCTTTCAATCATTCGGTGTAGATGGCATTAAAAAGAAACAGAAAAAGACAGTTTATTCTGTTACATTCAAAATAAATGTATTAAACTATATGAAAAGAACAGGCGATTCCTTCCAAGATACAGCGATTAAATTTGGCCTAAATACCCCATCTATTATTGTGCGATGGAAAAAGATATATGACAAAGAAGGTGTGGAAGGACTCGAAAAGCCGAAAGGACGACCTCCCATGAAAAAGAAGAAACAGAAGAAATCTAATCAAAACCTATCACGAGAAAAAGAGTTAGAGCTAGAAAATGAAAATCTTCGATTAGAGAATGCTTATTTAAAAAAGTTGAACGCTTTTCGAGAGAATCCGAGTGCCTTTCTAGAAAAGCACAAGCAGCAGTGGCATTCGAACTCAAAGAAGAAGGATTCAAATTAA
- a CDS encoding IS3 family transposase: MAFELKEEGFKLKDILVKVGIPEATYHYHAKQLQKEDLDKGWKKKIIELFQKHNGKYGYRRIYLALRNQGYLINHKKVQRIMRELGLKCQKFTRKSRYQSYKGTVGKVAENRLNRRFHTSIRLQKLVTDITEFKCAEEQKLYLSPIMDLYNGEIISYGISRRPTLDLVLQSLDKAVTIIKHEAPYRTTIHSDQGWHYQHNAWIRRLSEQRIYQSMSRKATCADNASMENFFGIMKQEMYHGEELVNYETLKRRIEDYIYWYNNERLKLKLAGRSSVQYRTQSSQLIA, encoded by the coding sequence GTGGCATTCGAACTCAAAGAAGAAGGATTCAAATTAAAAGATATCTTAGTAAAGGTTGGTATACCAGAAGCAACCTATCATTACCATGCCAAACAATTACAAAAGGAAGATTTAGATAAAGGTTGGAAGAAAAAGATCATTGAACTTTTTCAAAAACACAACGGTAAATACGGCTATCGTCGTATATATTTAGCTTTGAGAAATCAAGGTTATCTCATTAACCATAAGAAAGTACAACGAATTATGCGAGAACTAGGATTAAAATGTCAAAAATTCACACGTAAATCACGCTATCAATCATACAAAGGTACAGTTGGTAAAGTGGCTGAAAATCGCTTGAATCGTAGATTCCATACATCTATTCGACTTCAAAAATTAGTGACAGATATCACTGAATTTAAATGTGCTGAAGAACAAAAATTATATCTCAGCCCTATTATGGATTTATACAATGGGGAAATCATTTCTTATGGTATATCCAGAAGACCAACATTAGACTTAGTACTTCAATCATTGGATAAAGCAGTTACAATCATTAAGCATGAAGCACCATATCGTACGACGATACATTCTGATCAAGGTTGGCATTATCAGCATAATGCATGGATTAGAAGATTATCGGAACAAAGGATTTATCAAAGTATGTCACGTAAAGCGACGTGTGCGGATAATGCTTCTATGGAGAATTTCTTTGGCATCATGAAGCAGGAAATGTATCATGGAGAAGAACTTGTTAACTATGAAACATTAAAAAGAAGAATTGAGGATTACATCTATTGGTATAACAATGAACGTTTGAAATTAAAATTGGCTGGACGAAGTTCAGTACAATACCGAACTCAATCCAGCCAATTAATAGCATAA
- a CDS encoding YrhK family protein encodes MIFITGSFLFFNESTTFVGTVLFVIGSFQMLIRPLIAISRDIHISKIRKEN; translated from the coding sequence ATGATATTTATAACGGGTAGTTTTCTATTTTTTAATGAATCAACTACTTTTGTAGGAACTGTTCTATTTGTAATTGGGAGTTTCCAAATGCTCATTCGTCCTTTGATTGCAATTTCAAGAGATATTCACATCAGCAAAATTAGAAAAGAGAACTAG